One region of Azoarcus sp. CIB genomic DNA includes:
- a CDS encoding ABC transporter permease subunit, translated as MEIRQIATLAGKEFWDRIRNRWVLAVALVFTVFALVIAYFGGAQQGTVGFRSIEFTIASLVSLVIYLVPLIALVLGFDAIVGERERGSLDLLLSMPITRFELLLGKYLGLAAALAFSTIAGFGLVAVVLSAQLDLVALMHFVGFMISSVLLGLAFLSLAVMVSVFASDRTRASGMAIALWFFFVLVFDLLLLGGLVVTGGKYGGEIFPYLLLLNPADVFRILNIFTLDDVRTLYGLATVFPRALAEPWLLGLVMAAWIAAPLGVAAWRFRK; from the coding sequence ATGGAAATCCGCCAGATCGCCACCCTCGCCGGCAAGGAATTCTGGGACCGCATCCGCAACCGCTGGGTGCTCGCGGTGGCCCTCGTGTTCACCGTCTTCGCGCTGGTGATCGCCTACTTCGGCGGCGCGCAGCAGGGCACGGTGGGCTTCCGCTCGATCGAATTCACGATCGCCAGCCTCGTCTCGCTGGTCATCTACCTCGTCCCCCTGATCGCGCTCGTGCTCGGCTTCGACGCCATCGTCGGCGAGCGCGAACGCGGCTCGCTCGACCTGCTGCTGTCGATGCCGATCACGCGCTTCGAACTGCTGCTCGGCAAGTACCTCGGCCTCGCCGCGGCGCTCGCGTTTTCGACCATCGCCGGCTTTGGCCTCGTCGCGGTCGTGCTCTCCGCACAGCTCGACCTCGTCGCGCTGATGCACTTCGTCGGCTTCATGATCAGTTCGGTGCTGCTGGGCCTCGCCTTCCTCAGCCTCGCGGTGATGGTGTCGGTGTTCGCCAGTGACCGCACGCGCGCCTCCGGCATGGCCATCGCGTTGTGGTTCTTCTTCGTGCTGGTGTTCGACCTGCTGCTGCTCGGCGGCCTGGTCGTCACCGGCGGCAAGTACGGCGGCGAGATTTTCCCCTACCTGCTGCTCCTCAACCCCGCCGACGTCTTCCGCATCCTCAACATCTTCACCCTCGACGACGTCCGCACGCTATACGGACTCGCCACCGTATTCCCTCGCGCGCTGGCCGAACCCTGGCTCCTCGGCCTCGTGATGGCCGCGTGGATCGCAGCCCCCCTGGGCGTTGCCGCATGGAGATTCCGTAAATGA